CTATTatactttctttctttctcacaTAGTGGCTATTCGATTTTACAACTAAACTAACTGGCTTATATATTGATAAGATAAAATATAAGTATCATTGGCTTCTACAGGACACTATAAAGCTCATTCTTCATAATTCTCAAATTGAAAACAACAGCTAACTTGAAGTTTAGAATCTATTCTAATATCTATCCCCTTATTCTTATAAATATTAACAAGCTATCAAATTTAAGTATAAATTATTTTACTGTTTACTCATAGGTATCAATTTTTTATACAGTTATTATGCCATCTACATCTACATGCTACAGGTACTACGTCAATGCCACTATATTTTGAGTTGGAAGACTCTGAACGGAAAATGAGGAGCTGAATGAGAATGGAGAAGAAATTAAATCAATAGCTTTATATCATTACAAAGTTCATCTTAATGTTagtagatattatatgtttgtttTAAGCCACCCGTGAAACTCGCGGGATCTTAGACTATATGAATTTAAATAAGAATTTAGATATTGAAGTTTATATAAACTTGATGTCAATCAAAAGATGAAAACAGTGACCTTTCGTTGATCTATTAAAGGTTCGCTGGTATGTAACAGGTTTTTGGTGAGGGAAGTGATCACTCTGTTGGGTTTTGGGTTTGTACCGGTTAGGGTCGTATATTGTCTGTTTGAGACCTGTTTTAACCCTCAGACGTGAAGCCTAAGTTTGGAAAGGCctagaaaaaaaaatgatgatctACATGGGCTTCAATGCCGgtagatattatatgtttgtgttaagccacccgcgaaagtCGCGGGATCTTAGGCTAGTAATGTCATAATTTAAACGGCCATATCTCTCAAAGATCGACATAATAATCTcggtttttattatataaaaagcGAGTATTagttttaagattttttttttcatgtacAACACATGTTgagtaaaataaaaaaacaactaaTATACAGCTTCTCTAGCTAATATAGGTAGTTGATTTTGACAATTGTACATTGAATGATATCAATGTCATGATCGAAACATACATGATGAATTAATATGAATAAATATGGTACCAAGAAGAGAGTATCTACACAACAATAATAAGAATTTAAGATGGTTAATGTGTAAtattttagattttattttggaATAGTTGGATTAAGTGACATCATGAAACTAATAAAAATAACTTAGTTAACTTATATATACATTAATCTAGCCATTTTGGTTGATAGCCCAGTGAGTGATGAGAGTAATCTGGTTAGAATTAGTTTACAGGCCTTAAAATGGAGTATTCTATTATGCTGGGTTGGAGACGCATGACCATCTGTTTTTTCAGTGTTCGTACTCTAGATCCGTGTGGGGGAGCGTCCGGCTTAAAGTGGGTATGGATTCGGTTCAAGAGACATGGGAGGAAATCTCAAGTTGGCTGGTCCCGAGAGCAAATTCAAAGGCCATATATTCGGTTGCTGGTAAATTAGTAGTGGCGGCGGCGACGTATGCAATCTGGTGTGAAAGGAATGCGCGCTTCTTTAGTAACCGTTTGAGACCTCCTGAGCAGATTGCAGATATCATTCTTAGCACAGTTCGAACAAAACTAATCTCCTTCAATATAAACACACATCAGATGTGAAGCGGTTTCTGAAGGAGTGGCAGCTGGATGGCAAAGATCTTTTTGATGAAGATTAGAAGTCCATAGATGCTAGTTACTTTTGTGTTCTAGTTTGGTTGTATGTTGGTTGAGTTCTTGTTGTTACTCTTTAGGGGTATGTCACTAAGAGAACTAGGAGGTATTTGAGCCTTCtacttgttttgtttgttttgatataaaatcaccggggtaaaccctttacccaaaaaaatggAGTATTCTCGTTGTTTCTAatctaatctatactatataataaaagaaaccatttttgggacacttgtcatcatattaggccatgttttatagataagtattattgtagtttaatcttttctaattaattatatataatcctcctactaaatattacttagtttaatttcttatggataattattattaaGGTTAATCTcattctcatttataatattatttatttaactaatagagtaaattacgattttgacccatgtggttatatcacttttactcttttagcccaaaaagaatttttaacatctgaaaCCCCCAACgttttttttctaatctttttggcccctaacgtctttttctaacccttttggtccctaacatttaatggatgggttagtgttaggggccaaaagggttagaaaaaaagacgttggaggctcagatgttaaaaaattctttttttggctaaaatggtaaaagtgatataaccacaggggccaaaatcgtaatttattctaactaatattatttatcatttatacatttatggagttttaaataatatgttaaatttattgagacttcgttaacaaattttgctacaacaaaataatctatttatatcgatctaaatttttatctatactatactatataataaaacattaatgtgtgacATATGTCGTTTATTGTAGttattattttatgattttctcgcctcacttccaaacttatcttatattaattaaataaataaatgaatgatGAGCTAATATattttatcctactttaaattttgaataccattattctatttttctaataaccgaaattgtaaattgttaatttaaaacaatttaaataaaaaaaattatttatcatgaaaaccaaactttgtattagtacattaaatatttttattttcactatacaaaattacatttatttaactcgtgtaataaatgaggttttttaatgtattattttattatttggtaaacaatattacatttattcaacccgtgtaatacatgtggttttaaagatataattttttttattcggtatataaaattacattaaatcaacccgtacaatatggtccTTATATatgtaactttttattatttaatatataaaattaaaattattcaacccgtgcaataaagaaagtttttaaagatataatattttattatttagtatataaatttatttactcaacccttgtaatacacggggttataacctagtatatttataacaaaaaatggttttttGATTGCGTATTTAAAAGTTAGGTTATATCATTTTAAATATACGGATCAGATTAAATTAAACGGAGATCTTGTTACCAAAGTTCTCCAACAAAATAATTTAAAAgattaaattataaataaactaggttagttccccgtgtgttacacgggttgaacaatttaaactatatagtatagatatttcctGTAAATACAAAACAAGACAGAGACATTTACataccatattgacataaatgagttaatataaatgtaacccaTCAACTCGTACATAATAATTAATGTCGTAGAGTTTGATAAGACGACTCTAATGTcggttgaatgaggtcaatcagagtcTATTTGATACCATTtctacgacttcttattttttgaatctttttatttgattctaaacctattattaatattattgataataattttagttatatatatcaataatatattttatatatatatatatcaataatatatttagtctaacatattaatattattatgaatttcgaaacttgtttaggtaggatttaagattctattgaagttttagtttaacaataggttattgaattaacaataagaatttgtattagattagattaaatattattattagttgtattagattagattaaatattattattattagtattattaataattttaatcaattaaatgagagaatgataagtgtcccaaaacaggtttcttttattatatagtatagatagatatagatattgATGTTTAAAATTtgtattttaaaattttatatactTTGAAATCAAAAATAGTTATCTTAAAAATATAAGAAGTATTTATCACTCATATGCTGAAAAGGCAAATTTTGAACGTGAAGTGTGTGACTATTTTTCCCATTTTGGTCGTTAATaggttattgaattaataataaaaaatttgtatttgattagattagattaaatattattattatttgtattagattagattaaatattattattattagtattattaataattttaatcaattaaatgagagaatgacaagtgtcccaaaataggtttcttttattatatagtatagatagatgcATCCCTAACCatatatttaaatttaaaagatttAAATTATATGAGAATAGGTATGGttattagaccacccgtagtggtgaacaaaaataatgcccccagtatggggcattatccgacacatgacatcctagtcagcgttgggcattatagcaaaagtggcgtagtggagCATTATTCCAATAACGTCCATATTATTTTTAACGCAAAAAAAACATGGCATCCTAGTCAGCGTTGGGCATTATAgtaaaagtggcgtagtggggcattattccaataacgTCCATATTATTTTTAgtgcaaaaaaaaaatcaaatggaTGTGATTGGTGGGtcaaaatatatacaaagcaatttgagcgttttaaataaaacgccagcaacaaaatttttcaaaaatcacgtccCACGGTGGTGTTAGAGTATAATATATTTTCTAATTtatagtatttatttatttatttaaccgTCATAAATAATCCCAATCAATCGGCTATTTAAACAAACACAGAGAACCCTAAATCGAATACCACCTCTGCTTCTAGATTGGCTATTTCTGTCCCCAAACCTGTTGTTGGACACATCTGCTTGCTTCTGCGCCAGGTAACAACTGTCGAATCACAGCGACGTTTAGATTTTGTAACTTGAAACAATGAGATAGTCGGTTTGATTTGCTTGCTTGCTTACGATGTCTTGTTTTCTCTTCTGGGTTTGGATGTTGTTGTTGGTTGTCATATAATTTAGttttctgattgtttaagccaggGATGGGAAATATTGAGCTTGATGAATTTAAAAAGCATGTCTCTAACCAAAGGTAGGTAATTTTCTTTCTTTATTatcattaattaattaattactcGCATAAGAGTTGTTATTTCAATTTTGTTACTTATGTCTTAAATAACAATTCAGACTAAAGGAGGCGGCGGTTGCTGTTATTAAGGTGGCTCCTGGAAGCATGGAGTTTGTTAGATTAGAGAAACTTAAAAAACTTCTGCTAGAAAACCCCTACACATCCGGTGAGATGCCTGATTGTGGTTTGTATCGATGGGATGAGCTAAAGCGCGAGGTGCCGGGAGCTACTGACGAGGAACTAGCGTCCGCTCTTAGGGTTCTTTCAGCCGTAGAGATTAATGGGTATTGGAGATTTGTTGATGATATGTACATGAATCAATTGCTACTCACAATTATATGGATATCCACAATCAAGGGCTGGACTTTGAGTTCACTTGATAAAATTGAGCTTGTTGAATCTCTAGTGGACTGGGGATTCTCTAAAGTTGttgcccaccattgtttccaactGTACGGTAGGACAACATATGGGGGTGGATGGGAGATGGATACGACACGGGTTTGTTTACATGTTGCACGCCGGATATTAGCTAATGGAAAAATGAAAATCGGAGCTTTTATGGAGGAATGGGCAAGGCATATGCCTGTAGAATTGCCTCTGAGTTTGGATattttgcaaggggaagttttggTAGAACAATCTTCGGTTTATTTGCCATCAGACCGTTTTCCAGGCTATTTCAAGAACGGGCCAAATGGGATTGGAAGGATTTACACTCTTACATCaggtatattattattattatttatgttgcTTTTGCTTTACTACTTATCCATAAAGTATTTACTTTCCATAAATAATTAGTGTTTGTATTTGTTTGTTGCAGTGTTCCGCAAGATGCACTAGAACAAGTTAACTGCCGATGCTGTGCAAGATGATTTTCTGACTTTCGTTTCTCTCGTTGTTGAGTATATATATGCTTGCTTGCCTGTCTAACTTTGATGTTTACTATTTATTTCGTCACATATGAAGTTTTTGCATTGGTTATTTATGCCACTTTGATGTGCATTCGTTTCATCACATATGAAGTATTGCATCCAAGCAGAGAAACCTTAAACCGGAAGGATGTCATACCCTTGTttaaatacaaaaacatgatttACTTCAACttcgaaaaaaaaaatacaaaatcatTTAAAACATTTAAATTTGAAAAAAAGAAGAGAAAAATAGAAGTTACTAAAATAGGGATCAGATGGTTTAAAAATGGAGGTGCCCAATTGTCGTAACAGGCTTTGGGCGGACACCCCATCTTGCATATTTAAATGCAAGCATTGACCACTCCTCATCTCCCTTCAAAACTTGCCTGAAGGATCATGACTTCAATACATACTCCTAATCCCTTTTTATAGCATCCCTCACTTTATACCTTTTCTTCTAACTTCGATGTGGGATTAATAGTAATCTACAATAACATTTGTGCATAACACTACTTACGTGATAGCTAATCAACGGGCAGCTGATCAGCTTCGGTTAGATCTGCCCGGTGAGGGTGAGATACGACACGCATACTTTACAACCATTTGCGAAGAGGTCCTGCGGATATGCTATCATTGGACAAAACTCATGAAGTTTCTTTCGGCTTTGAAACAACGTGCAAAAGTTCATTTTCAAGAACCGAGCCAAATTGTTTTGTGTTCTTGATGTGATGATGTGTTCTTTGATATTAAAATTCCTTCCGATACAATCTGAAGCTTGTAGTCCTTGATTTAGAGTTTTTTTTAGAATCCTTGATTCAAATGGAATCATGTGTTCTTTGATACATAAATATTTTTATGGATGTATCCTGAGTTGGTTGGATACGAGTAAATTTTTAGTATAGGTTTAAAAGTTTTGAGTTGCATCGGGTCAAATTACGAATTTGGTCTCTGGGTCACAACTTTACAGATATAGTCCATCTGAGCATTTGTTTTTTTCAAAGACGGTCCCTTAAATTAACATCGCTAATGTTTTCCGTTCTTACGAATATCTTTTATTTTACATTACTCAATAAAGCGAAAGATTAGAAGTGAAATGAAAGAAATGGAAAGTAGTAATCTGTTTAGGTCAGAATTTGAAGAAACATTAACACAAAAAGCTAATGCTTCCATGAGTGTGAAATGTATGCCAAGAGATATTGGTACCATGAAATAGTACGTACGACTCTGTCAACAATTTCATCGACGTGCTACAATTTCCATCGACTATGCAGTGAAATGTTTTATGAAAGAACTGAAAGAAGACAATAATATTAAAAATGTTTAAGCATAACACTCTTTATCATGCATGTTGTCTTGCAGAGTTAGAAGGAGCTATTTTAGAATCCGTTTTAGGATCGTTGCCATAGTCTTCACATTTCTTAAAATCCCAACAATCTAAAGTTAGTCTTAGCCCTGTTATTCAAACAGTCAACAATTCCTCACATTTGTTGATAAGTGGTCCATTTGAAGCATGAGGATAAACTAGTTGAGGAAAACAATGAAGTATACTTTTTTTTGCATTCCGGTGAGAGCTATGTATGACATTTTGCTCCTACATGTTTCTATATGAATTTATTGTTCAGGTTTTCTATGTTTCAATTcaatttatatgtttttttttctgtGTAGTGTTAAGTTACCATGGTGTTAATTCACTAGGTCAACACAATGTTATTAAAACCTGACCAATCGGCCATCGTAGTTTAACCAGAAGCCTGTGTACCCCAACAAACATaaccttttttttaatttaaacacaaaaacagaatttacttttattaaagaaaaaaaaaagcaaagttatttaaacatttatttaaatttgaaaaataaaagttACGAAAATACAGGGATCCGGGTTTAAAATTAGAGGTGCCCAATTGTCGTAACAGGCTTTAGGCAGACACCCCCTCTTGCATATTTATTTAATTGCAAGCAATGACCACTCCTCATCTCCCTTCAAAACTTGCCTGAAGGATCATGAGTCTAAACTATACTCATGGTCCCTTTTTATAGCATCCCTCACTTTATCCCTTTTCTTCTAACTTCGATGTGGGATCAATAGTACAAATATTCCAACAGAACTTACGTGATAAAAGAACTTGCAAATCAACGGGCAGCTTCTGCCCGGTGAGAGTGAGATACGACACGCATAATGTAC
The sequence above is drawn from the Helianthus annuus cultivar XRQ/B chromosome 12, HanXRQr2.0-SUNRISE, whole genome shotgun sequence genome and encodes:
- the LOC110894693 gene encoding sister chromatid cohesion protein DCC1; this encodes MGNIELDEFKKHVSNQRLKEAAVAVIKVAPGSMEFVRLEKLKKLLLENPYTSGEMPDCGLYRWDELKREVPGATDEELASALRVLSAVEINGYWRFVDDMYMNQLLLTIIWISTIKGWTLSSLDKIELVESLVDWGFSKVVAHHCFQLYGRTTYGGGWEMDTTRVCLHVARRILANGKMKIGAFMEEWARHMPVELPLSLDILQGEVLVEQSSVYLPSDRFPGYFKNGPNGIGRIYTLTSVFRKMH